In one window of Myotis daubentonii chromosome 13, mMyoDau2.1, whole genome shotgun sequence DNA:
- the LOC132214713 gene encoding elongation factor 1-alpha 1-like: MGKEKTHINIVVIGHVDSGKSTTTGHLIYKCGGIDKRTIEKFEKEAAEMGKGSFKYAWVLDKLKAERERGITIDISLWKFETSKYYVTIIDAPGHRDFIKNMITGTSQADCAVLIVAAGVGEFEAGISKNGQTREHALLAYTLGVKQLIVGVNKMDSTEPPYSQKRYEEIVKEVSTYIKKIGYNPDTVAFVPISSWNGDNMLEPSANMPWFKGWKVTRKDGNASGTTLLEALDCILPPTRPTDKPLRLPLQDVYKIGGIGTVPVGRVETGVLKPGMVVTFAPVNVTTEVKSVEMHHEALSEALPGDNVGFNVKNVSVKDVRRGSVAGDSKNDPPMEAAGFTAQVIILNHPGQISAGYAPVLDCHTAHIACKFAELKEKIDRRSGKKLEDGPKFLKSGDAAIVDMIPGKPMCVESFSDYPPLGRFAVRDMRQTVAVGVIKAVDKKAAGAGKVTKSAQKAQKAK; this comes from the coding sequence atgggaaaggaaaagactCACATCAACATCGTCGTCATCGGACACGTAGATTCCGGTAAGTCCACCACTACCGGCCACCTGATCTACAAATGTGGGGGCATCGACAAGAGAACCATCGAGAAATTCGAGAAGGAGGCTGCTGAGATGGGGAAGGGCTCCTTCAAGTACGCCTGGGTCTTGGATAAACTGAAGGCCGAACGGGAGCGCGGTATCACCATTGACATCTCCCTGTGGAAATTCGAGACCAGCAAGTATTACGTGACCATCATTGATGCCCCAGGGCACAGAGACTTCATCAAAAACATGATTACGGGCACATCTCAGGCTGACTGTGCTGTCCTGATTGTTGCTGCTGGTGTTGGTGAATTTGAAGCAGGTATCTCCAAGAACGGGCAGACCCGTGAGCACGCCCTTCTGGCCTACACACTGGGTGTGAAACAGCTGATTGTTGGTGTTAACAAAATGgattccactgagccaccctacaGCCAGAAAAGATACGAGGAAATTGTTAAAGAAGTCAGCACCTACATTAAGAAAATCGGCTACAACCCTGACACAGTAGCATTTGTGCCAATTTCTAGTTGGAATGGTGACAACATGCTGGAGCCAAGTGCTAATATGCCTTGGTTCAAGGGATGGAAGGTCACCCGTAAAGATGGCAATGCCAGTGGAACCACGCTGCTTGAAGCTCTGGATTGCATCCTGCCACCGACTCGTCCAACTGACAAGCCCCTGCGTCTGCCCCTCCAGGATGTCTACAAAATTGGTGGTATTGGGACTGTCCCTGTGGGCCGAGTGGAGACTGGTGTTCTCAAGCCCGGCATGGTGGTCACCTTTGCTCCAGTCAACGTTACAACTGAAGTAAAGTCTGTTGAAATGCACCATGAAGCTTTGAGTGAAGCTCTTCCTGGGGACAATGTGGGCTTCAACGTCAAGAACGTGTCTGTCAAAGATGTTCGCCGTGGCAGTGTGGCTGGTGACAGCAAAAATGACCCACCAATGGAAGCAGCTGGCTTCACAGCTCAGGTGATTATCCTGAACCACCCAGGCCAGATCAGTGCTGGATATGCACCTGTGCTGGATTGTCACACAGCTCACATTGCTTGCAAATTTGCTGAGCTGAAGGAGAAGATTGACCGTCGTTCTGGGAAAAAGCTGGAAGATGGCCCCAAGTTTTTGAAATCTGGTGATGCTGCCATCGTTGATATGATTCCTGGCAAGCCCATGTGTGTTGAGAGCTTCTCTGACTACCCTCCTCTAGGCCGTTTCGCTGTTCGTGACATGAGACAGACTGTTGCTGTGGGTGTCATCAAAGCAGTGGACAAGAAGGCAGCTGGAGCTGGCAAAGTCACCAAGTCTGCCCAGAAAGCTCAGAAGGCTAAATGA